In Porites lutea chromosome 9, jaPorLute2.1, whole genome shotgun sequence, a single window of DNA contains:
- the LOC140948803 gene encoding uncharacterized protein gives MLIGSNRKRESKVDLTVSILDHSISNVRSFKYLGIHISSDFTWTDHIEHLTGKINQRLGLLKRIKHLLPFRARLLFYKSLVMPLFEYADLVWGDKHNITLMSSLQVLQNKAAKVILNRPLYSSSTEALAVLKWLPLEKRRFQRRCVHVYKCINGLINHDMDLIRQDVLHRHNTRNKGNFRLPRVKRNWGKQRTQYHAVSDFNSLSQTIKDSRNVNSFKRNVFKFLI, from the coding sequence ATGCTCATCGGTAGTAATAGGAAACGCGAAAGCAAAGTAGATTtgactgtttcaattttagatCATAGTATAAGTAATGTTCGCAGCTTTAAATACCTCGGTATACATATATCTTCGGATTTCACATGGACTGATCATATTGAACACCTAACTGGGAAAATCAATCAGAGGCTTGGGCTTCTCAAGCGTATAAAGCATTTATTGCCTTTCAGGGCGCGTCTACTTTTCTATAAAAGTCTTGTTATGCCCCTTTTTGAATATGCTGATCTAGTATGGGGCGATAAACATAATATTACCCTTATGTCTAGTTTGCAAGTTTTGCAAAATAAGGCCgctaaagttattttaaatagaCCATTGTACTCATCCTCCACTGAGGCATTAGCCGTTCTCAAGTGGCTGCCTCTAGAGAAAAGGCGAtttcaaagaaggtgtgtacacgTATACAAATGCATCAATGGCCTAATTAATCACGATATGGACTTGATTAGACAAGACGTACTTCATAGGCATAATACACGTAACAAAGGCAATTTTAGATTACCACGTGTCAAAAGAAATTGGGGGAAGCAAAGAACACAATATCATGCCGTTTCCGATTTTAACTCCCTCAGTCAGACGATCAAAGACTCAAggaatgtaaatagttttaaacgtaatgtttttaagtttttgatATAG